In one Apteryx mantelli isolate bAptMan1 chromosome 9, bAptMan1.hap1, whole genome shotgun sequence genomic region, the following are encoded:
- the PLAAT1 gene encoding phospholipase A and acyltransferase 1 — MAATEHFSVTHPGNPQPGDLIEIFRPAYQHWALYLGDGYIINVTPVDEGPAASFASAKSVFSRKARVRMQLLKDVVGNDTYQINNKYDDTYPPLPVEEIIRRAEYLIDQEVSYDLLGNNCEHFVTLLRYGEGVSEQANRAISAIGFVTAAAGAFSLLGFFRSRSRERQY; from the exons ATGGCAGCTACAGAGCACTTCAGCGTGACGCACCCTGGGAACCCCCAGCCTGGGGACCTGATTGAGATTTTCCGGCCAGCCTACCAGCACTGGGCCCTCTACCTGGGGGATGGGTACATCATCAACGTGACACCTGTAG ATGAAGGGCCTGCGGCTTCGTTTGCCAGCGCCAAGTCAGTCTTCAGCAGAAAGGCCCGGGTGAGGATGCAGCTCCTGAAGGACGTGGTGGGAAACGACACCTACCAAATCAACAACAAGTACGACGACACCTACCCTCCCCTTCCCGTGGAGGAGATCATCCGACGCGCCGAGTACCTCATTGACCAGGAAGTGTCCTACGACCTGCTTGGCAACAACTGTGAGCACTTTGTGACACTGCTCCGCTACGGCGAGGGGGTCTCTGAGCAG GCCAACCGAGCAATCAGTGCCATCGGGTTTGTaacagctgctgctggtgccttcTCCTTGCTGGGCTTTTTCCGAAGCAGATCCAGAGAAAGACAGTATTGA